A genomic stretch from Brucella sp. BE17 includes:
- a CDS encoding LysR family transcriptional regulator: protein MMDEFERFLAVAEAGNVSRAAAVLNLSQPALSRSISILELRFKTQLFRRTSAGVELTSAGRTLYQYASRALRTIRDAEERIIYDAIGGNLTLRICAGDTWGYTILPEIVAEFRVTRPNVLVTLDVVNHDTRVNGIKSGEYDLAYGIVSPSYDYGSTQQFEPMIAAQYQVYCREGHPLRKKPIVSADDLDAEGWIRHVFEYDHDPNRWKVTKRNYAVATNRMTSTVELIRNTDLLMSTSILFERLFVKHAVVGLCLDPISTAMISGALFLRSDLVKPVTKQFQTLCKRRCIERFPSHFVKPNS, encoded by the coding sequence ATGATGGACGAGTTCGAGCGATTTCTGGCGGTGGCGGAGGCGGGCAACGTGTCGCGCGCGGCCGCAGTACTGAATCTTTCCCAACCGGCATTGTCGAGATCGATTTCGATTCTGGAGCTACGCTTCAAAACCCAGCTTTTCAGGCGCACCTCTGCCGGGGTAGAGCTGACATCAGCTGGCCGCACGCTTTATCAATATGCCAGTCGCGCCTTGCGCACCATCCGGGATGCGGAAGAGCGCATCATCTATGACGCGATCGGTGGTAATCTCACCTTGAGGATTTGTGCAGGCGATACCTGGGGATATACCATTCTTCCCGAAATCGTCGCGGAATTCCGCGTTACCCGTCCTAATGTGCTCGTCACGCTGGATGTCGTCAATCACGATACCCGCGTCAATGGTATCAAGAGTGGGGAATATGATCTCGCTTACGGCATCGTTTCGCCTTCCTATGACTACGGATCGACACAGCAATTTGAGCCGATGATCGCGGCGCAGTATCAGGTCTATTGTCGGGAAGGTCATCCTCTTCGCAAGAAGCCGATCGTTTCCGCCGACGATCTCGATGCTGAGGGTTGGATCCGACATGTCTTTGAATACGATCACGATCCCAATCGATGGAAGGTCACCAAGCGAAATTACGCCGTTGCCACGAACAGGATGACCAGCACGGTCGAGTTGATCCGCAATACCGATTTGCTCATGTCGACGTCGATTCTTTTCGAGCGGCTTTTCGTGAAACATGCCGTTGTCGGGCTGTGTCTCGATCCAATCTCTACCGCGATGATTTCAGGAGCATTATTCCTACGCTCAGATCTCGTAAAGCCGGTTACAAAGCAGTTTCAAACTCTATGCAAACGCCGCTGCATCGAGCGGTTTCCCAGCCATTTCGTCAAACCAAACTCTTGA
- a CDS encoding sulfatase-like hydrolase/transferase, producing MRKPNILWICTDQQRWDTLSCLGFAGARTPNIDALAKKGVAFKNAYTQSPICTPSRSSFLTGMYPIAHQVQRNGNDHFPPHLKLVPTIFQDAGYRTGLIGKLHLSAAQNRIETRPNDGYDEFYWSQHPNPDWPEGHDYHNWMVEKGVDPLKAYAHAQGAIYDGVDTSLHQTTWAKERAQDFMTRSKDEPWMLSINLFDPHPPFDPPKEYMDRVDPDSIPDPIFAHSDIEHQKRFTGVDQQAKVAVDPTIPYDPAAPTKSAGQSHDTPPASYDAKRIRAAYFAMIELIDDMVGELMATLDDTGQRQDTLVIFMSDHGEMLGDHGLLYKGCRFYEGLVHVPLIISYPGRSLEDVKSDALVELVDLPSTLLEAAELPVPFQNQGRSLLPLLTGKANLNNHKPYVLSEFFDALGFPGGRGSRGSMYFDGRYKLNVYHDANEGELFDLERDPQEFDDHWNDPAYQAIKLDLMQKHFSAMMVVSGAGPQRIADF from the coding sequence ATGAGAAAGCCGAATATTCTTTGGATCTGCACCGATCAGCAGCGCTGGGATACGCTGTCGTGTCTCGGTTTTGCCGGAGCGCGGACCCCCAATATCGACGCGCTTGCCAAAAAGGGCGTCGCCTTCAAGAACGCCTATACGCAGAGCCCTATCTGTACGCCGAGCCGTTCCTCATTCCTGACCGGGATGTACCCGATCGCACACCAGGTGCAGCGCAACGGCAACGACCATTTTCCACCGCATCTAAAGCTCGTGCCTACGATCTTCCAGGATGCCGGCTATCGCACCGGGCTGATCGGCAAGCTGCATCTCTCGGCGGCGCAGAACCGCATCGAGACCCGCCCGAACGACGGCTATGACGAGTTCTATTGGAGCCAGCATCCGAACCCCGACTGGCCCGAAGGCCATGACTACCATAACTGGATGGTCGAGAAGGGCGTCGATCCGCTGAAGGCTTACGCTCATGCGCAGGGCGCGATCTATGATGGAGTCGATACGAGTCTGCATCAGACCACCTGGGCGAAGGAGCGTGCGCAGGATTTCATGACGCGGTCCAAGGACGAGCCGTGGATGCTGTCCATCAACCTGTTCGATCCGCACCCACCCTTCGATCCGCCAAAGGAATATATGGACCGCGTCGATCCGGACTCTATTCCCGATCCAATCTTCGCACATAGCGATATAGAACATCAGAAGCGCTTTACCGGCGTCGATCAACAGGCCAAGGTCGCCGTCGATCCGACGATTCCTTATGATCCCGCAGCGCCAACCAAGTCGGCGGGCCAAAGTCACGATACGCCCCCGGCCTCCTATGATGCCAAGCGCATCCGTGCCGCTTATTTCGCGATGATTGAACTCATCGACGATATGGTCGGCGAGCTGATGGCGACGCTCGACGATACCGGCCAGCGGCAGGATACACTAGTGATCTTCATGAGCGACCATGGAGAAATGCTGGGCGACCATGGCCTTCTCTACAAGGGCTGCCGGTTCTATGAAGGGCTGGTGCATGTGCCGCTTATCATTTCCTATCCGGGTCGCAGCCTCGAAGACGTAAAGTCAGACGCCTTGGTGGAACTGGTCGATCTTCCTTCCACCTTGCTAGAGGCGGCGGAACTTCCGGTGCCGTTTCAGAACCAGGGCAGGTCGCTGCTGCCTCTGCTGACCGGCAAGGCAAATCTCAACAATCACAAGCCATATGTTCTTTCAGAATTCTTCGATGCGCTGGGCTTTCCCGGCGGTCGCGGCTCGCGCGGATCGATGTATTTCGATGGTCGTTACAAGCTCAACGTCTATCACGATGCAAACGAGGGGGAGTTGTTCGACCTAGAGAGAGACCCGCAAGAATTTGACGACCACTGGAACGACCCGGCCTATCAAGCAATCAAGCTGGATCTGATGCAGAAGCATTTTTCGGCAATGATGGTCGTGAGCGGCGCTGGACCGCAGCGCATCGCCGACTTCTGA
- a CDS encoding ferric iron reductase — MQVKNGFSTNAQVKAFAARSAIWPEVRTNLGDPEPGWITAHAFFADDAAIDEYLHYEGSFHQGTDPKTCAAAMLVDYCYVFALATVPLFVGFGIVPNLAPQHYAMQFYITPLEHEGRTLDVRRAHVRFLSPAFWTDREESAADAWQLMHHDGLCDFYRRSVEDHARPLVEKLASRSGLSSNALWRLVSDAIAACFLDAGRRFRCLEEAKATAMTVLKHPGSPLCNRQLHFFDLTLRDEQQRELLSWTFRARGGCCRYYTVEDGKLCKTCVLKKQGDRNAELLRAMGRRYASISGEAHGRDAGSDSAG, encoded by the coding sequence ATGCAGGTGAAAAATGGTTTTTCTACCAATGCTCAGGTGAAGGCGTTCGCCGCCCGGTCGGCCATTTGGCCAGAGGTGCGGACGAACTTGGGCGATCCGGAACCGGGATGGATTACGGCCCATGCGTTTTTCGCGGACGACGCGGCAATCGACGAATATCTCCATTATGAAGGCTCGTTTCATCAGGGCACCGACCCCAAGACCTGCGCGGCTGCCATGCTGGTTGATTATTGCTACGTCTTCGCCTTGGCTACTGTTCCTCTCTTCGTCGGCTTTGGCATCGTTCCCAACCTCGCGCCGCAGCATTATGCCATGCAGTTCTACATCACCCCGTTAGAGCATGAGGGCCGGACTCTGGACGTGCGACGTGCGCATGTCCGCTTTCTTTCGCCAGCCTTCTGGACAGACAGGGAAGAGAGTGCTGCCGATGCGTGGCAGTTGATGCATCATGACGGACTGTGCGATTTTTACCGCCGCTCCGTCGAGGATCATGCCCGGCCGCTAGTGGAAAAGCTCGCCAGCAGGTCTGGTCTGTCGAGCAATGCGCTCTGGCGGTTGGTCTCGGACGCCATTGCTGCTTGCTTCCTTGATGCTGGACGGCGCTTTCGGTGCCTTGAAGAAGCCAAAGCGACGGCAATGACTGTTCTCAAGCATCCCGGATCTCCGCTTTGTAACCGTCAGCTTCATTTTTTCGACCTTACCCTGCGCGACGAACAGCAGCGTGAGTTGCTGTCCTGGACGTTTCGCGCGCGCGGTGGGTGCTGCCGTTACTACACGGTGGAAGACGGAAAGCTTTGCAAGACATGCGTGCTGAAGAAGCAAGGGGACCGGAATGCCGAGTTGCTGCGCGCCATGGGCCGCAGGTACGCGTCCATCTCCGGCGAGGCGCATGGCCGCGATGCAGGAAGCGATTCGGCTGGCTGA
- a CDS encoding formylglycine-generating enzyme family protein, with product MKNCCTQIGRGPAGHVNDELIAIVSDRGSAGEAVAIKGGETFVGTDEPVFAADGEGPTRKGRINDFWLETETVTVVRFAAFIAATGYRTDAEKYGCAAVFTGLTADDERHEERVALTPWWARVDGAVWNAPEGPGSSIVDRLDHPVTQVSWNDAVAFASWAGGRLPTEMEWEHAARGGNQWRRYPWGNDEPTDEKIFCNIWQGVFPKQNTMADGFLGTAPARSFNPTETGLYNLAGNVWEWTADSFRVRSLARQAKIRNQQARENAEKVLKGGSFLCHKSYCHRYRIAARMGLSPDSGASNTGFRIAYDKFPSSLDV from the coding sequence ATGAAGAACTGTTGTACACAGATCGGGCGTGGTCCGGCGGGCCACGTAAATGATGAGCTTATTGCCATTGTCTCCGACCGTGGTAGCGCGGGAGAAGCGGTTGCCATCAAGGGTGGCGAAACGTTTGTCGGCACTGATGAGCCTGTTTTTGCGGCGGATGGTGAAGGGCCGACGCGAAAAGGCCGTATCAATGATTTCTGGCTTGAAACAGAAACTGTTACGGTGGTGCGATTTGCTGCATTCATTGCTGCCACCGGCTACAGGACAGATGCTGAAAAATATGGATGCGCAGCGGTTTTTACAGGCTTGACGGCTGATGATGAGAGGCACGAGGAGCGTGTTGCGCTGACACCGTGGTGGGCGCGCGTTGATGGCGCAGTATGGAACGCGCCGGAGGGGCCGGGGAGCAGCATTGTCGATCGGTTGGATCATCCTGTGACGCAAGTTTCCTGGAACGATGCTGTTGCCTTTGCATCGTGGGCTGGCGGACGACTGCCGACGGAAATGGAATGGGAACATGCCGCCAGAGGCGGTAATCAATGGCGCCGGTACCCGTGGGGCAACGATGAACCCACAGATGAAAAAATCTTTTGCAATATCTGGCAAGGCGTGTTCCCAAAGCAGAATACAATGGCAGATGGCTTTTTGGGGACCGCTCCGGCTCGCAGTTTCAACCCAACAGAAACGGGTCTTTATAATCTGGCGGGCAATGTCTGGGAGTGGACTGCAGATTCCTTTCGGGTGCGTTCGCTTGCGCGTCAGGCAAAAATACGCAACCAGCAGGCGCGCGAGAATGCTGAAAAGGTTTTGAAGGGAGGCTCTTTCCTTTGCCATAAAAGCTATTGTCACCGTTATAGAATAGCGGCTCGTATGGGGCTTTCGCCAGACAGCGGTGCCAGCAATACTGGTTTTCGTATTGCCTACGATAAGTTCCCATCCAGTCTGGATGTATAG
- a CDS encoding NAD(P)-dependent alcohol dehydrogenase, protein MTMMRSLVLEKKGELALRDIDLPLNVGPGMVKIAVHTVGICGSDVHYYTHGRIGPFVVNEPMVLGHEAAGTVVEVGEGVSSLKVGDRVCMEPGIPDPDSRASQLGIYNVDPAVTFWATPPIHGVLTNEVVHPAKFTFKLPDNVTFAEGAMVEPFAVGLQAVQKAKTAPGDIGVVIGAGPIGIMIALAALGGGCAQVIVADIVDEKLATAAQYQGIRTVNVKHDNLAEAVNAATDGWGADVVFEASGAAAIWKHILELPRPSGCIVVVGLPVEPTPVDWSLASTKEVRFETVFRYAHQYPRAIQMIASGKVDLKPLISETFPFEKSVEAFDRAAEGRPTDVKLQIKMPPR, encoded by the coding sequence ATGACTATGATGCGTTCGCTCGTTCTTGAAAAAAAGGGCGAGCTTGCCTTGCGCGATATCGACTTGCCGCTGAATGTCGGCCCGGGAATGGTGAAGATCGCCGTCCACACGGTCGGCATCTGTGGCTCGGATGTGCACTATTACACACACGGCCGTATCGGTCCTTTCGTCGTCAACGAGCCGATGGTGCTGGGCCATGAGGCCGCCGGTACGGTGGTCGAGGTTGGTGAAGGTGTGAGCAGTCTTAAGGTCGGTGATCGCGTCTGCATGGAGCCTGGCATTCCAGATCCAGATTCTCGCGCCTCGCAGCTTGGCATCTACAATGTAGATCCGGCAGTGACCTTCTGGGCGACTCCGCCCATTCACGGCGTACTAACCAACGAAGTCGTGCACCCTGCAAAGTTCACGTTCAAACTGCCCGACAATGTAACCTTCGCGGAAGGTGCGATGGTCGAACCTTTTGCTGTTGGCCTGCAGGCCGTACAAAAAGCAAAAACTGCGCCAGGCGATATCGGTGTCGTCATCGGCGCCGGACCCATCGGCATCATGATCGCGCTAGCCGCTCTCGGCGGTGGCTGCGCGCAGGTGATCGTCGCGGATATCGTCGACGAGAAGCTGGCGACAGCTGCGCAATATCAGGGTATTCGTACCGTCAACGTTAAGCACGACAACCTAGCCGAGGCCGTAAATGCGGCGACCGATGGCTGGGGCGCGGATGTGGTCTTCGAGGCGAGCGGTGCCGCTGCCATCTGGAAGCATATTCTCGAACTGCCCCGCCCGTCCGGCTGTATCGTCGTTGTCGGTCTGCCTGTCGAGCCGACACCAGTCGACTGGTCGCTGGCCTCCACCAAGGAAGTCCGGTTCGAAACGGTTTTCCGTTATGCGCACCAATATCCGCGCGCAATCCAGATGATCGCTTCCGGCAAGGTGGATCTGAAGCCGCTCATCTCTGAGACGTTTCCATTTGAGAAGTCAGTAGAAGCATTTGATCGTGCAGCTGAAGGCCGCCCGACGGATGTGAAGCTGCAAATTAAGATGCCGCCGAGGTGA
- a CDS encoding sugar ABC transporter permease, translating into MLTKRNGDLWALILPCFVLLAGVTILPIIYTFIVSLYYIDPTSMMPPIFHGAENYWSLISDDRFINSLIVMAELIIFPVAAQLVIGLALAIVMKEKLTGTKWMRLTFLLPSVIPPAVSGLLWKLFLVPGAGGLSYMGGLLGSNLEFDLLNMPFSALMVVIVASTWVGTPFVALLLLSALETVDKEQYEAATIDGAGWLQSHWYISMPAIRPVINTVIVFRVLEALAIFPIIFILTGGGPAGSTEPVNYYAYVTGFDYLKIDYAATIIFFFFMVMMALCAPFLVKIARAEGRGKS; encoded by the coding sequence ATGCTTACAAAACGTAACGGTGACCTATGGGCGCTTATTCTGCCCTGTTTCGTGCTGCTTGCCGGCGTCACTATCTTGCCGATCATCTACACCTTCATCGTCAGCCTTTATTATATCGATCCAACATCGATGATGCCGCCGATCTTTCATGGCGCGGAAAACTATTGGTCCCTGATCTCCGACGACCGCTTCATCAACTCCCTCATCGTCATGGCCGAGTTGATCATCTTTCCTGTTGCCGCGCAGCTGGTGATCGGCCTGGCATTGGCTATCGTGATGAAGGAAAAGCTGACGGGGACGAAATGGATGCGGCTTACATTCCTTCTTCCGTCCGTCATTCCGCCTGCCGTCAGTGGCCTTTTGTGGAAACTTTTCTTGGTGCCGGGCGCCGGTGGTCTTAGCTATATGGGCGGTCTTCTGGGCAGTAATCTCGAATTCGACCTCCTCAACATGCCGTTCTCGGCACTGATGGTCGTGATCGTCGCCTCGACCTGGGTCGGTACGCCTTTCGTCGCGCTGCTGCTGCTCTCAGCGCTGGAGACGGTCGATAAGGAGCAATACGAGGCAGCGACCATTGATGGCGCAGGCTGGTTGCAAAGCCATTGGTATATTTCGATGCCGGCGATCCGACCGGTTATCAATACGGTCATCGTCTTCCGCGTGCTTGAAGCTCTGGCGATCTTCCCGATCATCTTTATTCTGACCGGCGGCGGGCCTGCGGGATCCACCGAACCCGTCAACTACTATGCCTATGTGACCGGCTTCGACTACCTGAAGATCGATTATGCCGCGACTATAATCTTCTTTTTCTTCATGGTTATGATGGCTCTCTGCGCACCGTTCCTGGTCAAAATCGCGCGAGCCGAGGGGAGGGGCAAGTCATGA
- a CDS encoding carbohydrate ABC transporter permease: protein MKTRAWEKVVCYTIAYLFIIFLLAPVIWMVSTSFKDQLTIFQKPPVMFASPVLQNYRDVLGDAKFMHSFFNSIVVSVMTVILSMMLAIPTAYGLSRLRSKLKPGLLSWVLLVRAAPGMIYVIPYYIAFREVGLMDTKLGLVIINTVFTVPLAIWIMISFFDTIPGEIEEAAVVDGARRFQILTKIAIPMAAPGIASTAILVFIFSWNEFLFALTLTRFDAKTAAVAILNYMAYEGTEWGKVAAAGVLILLPVLIFSIFIRKYLVQTTAGGVKG, encoded by the coding sequence ATGAAAACCCGCGCCTGGGAAAAGGTGGTCTGCTATACGATCGCTTATCTGTTCATCATATTCCTGTTGGCTCCCGTCATTTGGATGGTCTCGACATCCTTCAAGGATCAGCTGACGATCTTCCAGAAGCCGCCGGTTATGTTTGCCAGCCCTGTCCTGCAGAATTACCGAGACGTTCTCGGCGACGCGAAGTTCATGCACTCTTTCTTCAACTCAATCGTCGTCTCGGTCATGACGGTTATCCTGAGCATGATGCTGGCCATCCCGACCGCTTACGGATTGTCGCGCCTGCGCTCCAAGTTGAAGCCAGGGCTTTTATCGTGGGTGCTTCTGGTTCGCGCGGCACCGGGCATGATTTATGTCATCCCCTATTACATCGCGTTTCGTGAAGTCGGCCTGATGGATACCAAGCTTGGCCTGGTGATCATCAACACCGTCTTTACCGTCCCGCTAGCGATCTGGATTATGATTTCGTTCTTCGACACGATCCCCGGCGAGATTGAGGAAGCGGCAGTGGTCGATGGTGCACGCCGGTTTCAGATCCTCACGAAGATCGCAATACCGATGGCCGCGCCGGGTATCGCCTCGACCGCTATCCTGGTGTTTATCTTCTCGTGGAACGAGTTCCTCTTCGCGCTGACGCTGACACGTTTCGACGCCAAGACGGCGGCCGTCGCGATCCTGAACTACATGGCCTATGAGGGTACTGAGTGGGGCAAGGTGGCTGCAGCTGGTGTGCTGATCCTTCTGCCTGTGCTGATCTTCTCGATCTTCATTCGCAAATACCTGGTCCAGACGACTGCAGGTGGCGTCAAGGGCTGA
- a CDS encoding chloride channel protein: MFNRVRLRHNRFLRVLFVPFRLRAVVRGNELGLAVAGAIIGVISALGVAIIGGISQWMHQALFSLSSDERLSSATSLHPSAYIAPLAGGVLTGIVIWILARWRKRPIVDPIEANALHGGRLSLTDSFILVGQNLVSNGFGASVGLEAAYTQLASGFASRIGRAMKLRRADLRTLVGCGAAAAIASAFNAPLTGAFYAFELIIGVYSIATLTPVVVAAIVGTLVTQAIGEAPFVIDIGAIDTITPRDYLPALLLGLLAAGIGISIMRGVTFVEKVTRQSALPNIFTPAIGGALVGMIAFFSPQVLASGHGALHIDLHANLAIPVLLLLILTKSLASAISIGTGFRGGLFFASLFLGALTGKLFAAVAALILPTGLALAPEVYAVIGMSALAVAVVGGPMTMTFLALELTGDFPISMVVLGAVVSSSLLVRKTFGYSFATWRFHLRGESIRSAHDVGWIRDLTVSRMMRHDVRTVLIDTDIETFRHDFPLGSTQRVIAVDAQGRYVGMIPVPEVYADSFDSSENPHNIADLLKYQNEFLLPQMNAKEAVARFDRAESEALAVINNAQERKVMGLLSEAHTLRRYSEELDRRRREVSGETF; this comes from the coding sequence ATGTTCAATAGAGTTCGTTTACGCCACAACCGGTTTCTCCGGGTTCTTTTTGTGCCTTTCCGGCTTCGCGCTGTGGTGCGCGGCAATGAACTCGGTCTTGCGGTGGCGGGCGCAATCATCGGTGTAATCTCGGCACTTGGGGTCGCTATCATCGGTGGCATCTCGCAATGGATGCATCAGGCGTTGTTTTCGCTTTCATCGGACGAAAGACTGAGTTCCGCAACATCGCTTCATCCAAGCGCCTATATAGCGCCACTTGCCGGCGGCGTGCTGACGGGCATCGTCATCTGGATATTGGCACGCTGGCGCAAACGTCCCATCGTCGACCCCATCGAAGCCAATGCGCTGCATGGCGGACGTCTGTCCCTGACCGACAGTTTCATTCTGGTTGGACAAAACCTTGTTTCCAACGGATTTGGAGCGTCCGTCGGGCTGGAAGCCGCCTACACGCAGCTTGCAAGCGGCTTTGCATCGCGCATTGGCCGCGCTATGAAACTGCGCCGCGCCGATCTGCGCACGCTGGTCGGCTGCGGCGCGGCAGCAGCCATCGCCAGCGCCTTCAACGCACCCCTGACCGGGGCGTTTTATGCTTTTGAGCTGATCATCGGCGTTTACTCCATCGCCACGCTGACGCCCGTGGTCGTTGCGGCAATCGTCGGAACCCTTGTAACACAGGCCATTGGCGAGGCGCCCTTCGTCATCGATATAGGCGCAATCGACACCATCACGCCACGCGATTACCTGCCGGCACTTCTGCTTGGGCTGCTCGCGGCCGGTATCGGCATTTCCATCATGCGCGGCGTCACCTTCGTTGAAAAGGTCACGCGGCAAAGTGCGTTGCCCAACATTTTTACACCGGCCATCGGCGGCGCACTGGTCGGCATGATCGCTTTCTTTTCACCCCAGGTTTTGGCCTCCGGCCATGGCGCGCTGCATATCGATCTCCATGCCAATCTTGCCATTCCGGTTCTGCTGCTACTCATTTTGACCAAATCTCTGGCTTCAGCCATTTCCATCGGTACGGGCTTTCGTGGCGGCTTGTTCTTTGCCTCGCTGTTTCTGGGCGCGCTGACCGGCAAGCTTTTTGCGGCAGTTGCCGCCCTCATCCTCCCCACGGGCCTAGCCCTTGCGCCGGAAGTCTACGCCGTCATCGGCATGAGCGCACTCGCTGTCGCCGTGGTCGGTGGGCCGATGACCATGACATTTCTGGCGCTGGAACTGACCGGCGACTTTCCCATATCCATGGTGGTACTGGGAGCGGTAGTGTCATCGTCTCTGCTTGTGAGAAAGACGTTTGGTTATTCCTTCGCAACCTGGCGCTTTCATCTGCGGGGCGAATCCATTCGCTCCGCGCATGATGTCGGCTGGATCCGCGATCTCACGGTGAGCCGCATGATGCGTCACGATGTGCGCACGGTTCTGATCGATACAGATATTGAAACGTTTCGCCATGATTTTCCTTTGGGTTCCACGCAGCGGGTCATCGCGGTGGATGCGCAAGGGCGTTATGTCGGCATGATCCCGGTGCCGGAAGTCTATGCCGACAGTTTCGACAGCTCCGAAAATCCGCACAACATCGCCGATCTGCTCAAATATCAGAACGAATTCCTGCTGCCACAGATGAATGCCAAGGAAGCGGTGGCACGCTTTGACCGTGCGGAAAGCGAAGCGCTCGCCGTCATCAACAATGCCCAGGAGCGCAAGGTCATGGGACTGTTGAGTGAAGCCCACACATTACGCCGCTATAGCGAAGAACTCGACCGCAGGCGCCGCGAAGTGTCGGGCGAAACATTCTAA
- a CDS encoding ATP-binding cassette domain-containing protein — MAEVNISHINKTFGNVPVIPDLSLNIPHGSFTVLVGPSGCGKSTLLRMIAGLESPTAGRISIGGKDVTNAHPSDRGIAMVFQSYALYPHMSVYDNVSFSLKLAKMPKPEIEERVKRAAGILQLDQYLDRKPGQLSGGQRQRVAIGRAIVRDPKVFLFDEPLSNLDAALRNQMRVELMDLHKKLGATMIYVTHDQIEAMTMADQIVVLNKGHIEQVGAPLDLYDQPATPFVAGFIGSPKMNILTGGAAERFGGELAGIRPEDVTLSRDGGDWKGRIRLIEQLGSDTIAHVELDDVGEFIVRTGREVAALQGQEIYASANRQKFHVFRNGCRVEPAAA; from the coding sequence ATGGCGGAAGTGAATATTTCGCATATCAACAAGACATTCGGAAATGTGCCGGTCATTCCGGACCTGTCGCTGAATATTCCGCACGGTTCGTTTACGGTTCTCGTCGGGCCTTCGGGTTGCGGAAAGTCGACGCTGCTGCGCATGATCGCTGGCCTGGAAAGCCCAACGGCTGGGAGGATCTCGATCGGGGGCAAGGATGTTACCAACGCGCATCCGTCCGACCGCGGCATTGCCATGGTCTTCCAGTCCTATGCGCTTTATCCGCATATGTCAGTTTACGACAATGTCAGCTTCTCGCTGAAGCTTGCCAAGATGCCGAAGCCAGAGATCGAGGAGCGCGTGAAGCGTGCCGCCGGTATTCTCCAACTCGACCAGTATCTCGACCGCAAGCCGGGACAGCTTTCTGGCGGCCAGCGGCAGCGTGTTGCGATCGGTCGTGCTATCGTTCGTGACCCTAAAGTGTTTCTCTTCGACGAGCCGCTCTCCAACCTCGATGCGGCACTGCGTAACCAGATGCGTGTCGAGCTGATGGATCTGCACAAGAAGCTCGGCGCGACGATGATCTATGTCACCCATGACCAGATCGAGGCCATGACGATGGCCGATCAGATCGTAGTCCTTAACAAGGGTCATATCGAGCAGGTGGGTGCGCCGCTCGATCTCTATGACCAACCGGCGACGCCTTTCGTTGCGGGCTTCATCGGTTCGCCGAAGATGAACATCCTTACTGGTGGAGCCGCCGAGCGCTTCGGTGGTGAGCTTGCGGGTATCCGTCCGGAAGACGTCACCCTGTCGCGCGACGGCGGTGACTGGAAGGGACGCATCCGTCTCATCGAGCAGCTCGGTAGCGATACGATTGCGCATGTCGAGCTCGATGATGTTGGCGAGTTTATCGTTAGAACAGGGCGCGAGGTTGCAGCTTTACAAGGGCAGGAAATCTACGCTTCAGCCAATCGCCAGAAATTCCATGTATTTCGCAATGGATGCCGGGTAGAACCGGCAGCCGCTTGA